In Deltaproteobacteria bacterium, one genomic interval encodes:
- a CDS encoding peptidylprolyl isomerase, translating to MMNGRKSRSSIALAVGASLVWALVGPSWADEKKPAAAGVIADGKQVSLEFTLSLDDKTQVQSNVGKEPLVYTHGAHQIVPGLEKNLVGLKAGETKHVEVSPDEGYGQVDPKRTQEVEVDKIPEGARKVGSKLTGRAPNGQMMFAEVKEIKDKTVVLDMNHPLAGKKLIFDVKVLKVEGAPKVEAPAPAPAAAAPAPAQAEKK from the coding sequence ATGATGAACGGAAGAAAAAGCAGAAGCAGCATTGCACTGGCAGTGGGTGCGAGCTTGGTATGGGCATTGGTGGGCCCAAGTTGGGCAGATGAGAAGAAACCGGCTGCTGCTGGAGTTATTGCTGATGGCAAACAAGTGTCCTTGGAATTTACTCTCAGTCTTGATGATAAAACCCAGGTCCAATCAAACGTAGGTAAAGAGCCTTTAGTGTATACACACGGAGCGCATCAGATTGTGCCTGGGCTGGAGAAAAATTTGGTAGGGCTCAAAGCCGGAGAAACGAAACATGTTGAAGTCTCACCTGACGAAGGGTATGGCCAGGTTGACCCCAAACGCACCCAAGAGGTCGAGGTGGATAAAATTCCGGAAGGTGCGCGGAAGGTTGGTTCAAAGCTGACTGGGCGTGCCCCGAACGGCCAGATGATGTTTGCCGAGGTCAAAGAGATTAAAGACAAGACTGTGGTTCTCGATATGAACCATCCGTTAGCTGGGAAGAAATTGATTTTCGATGTCAAAGTACTGAAAGTTGAAGGTGCACCGAAGGTTGAGGCCCCAGCTCCGGCACCGGCTGCCGCTGCTCCTGCGCCAGCTCAAGCTGAGAAAAAATAG
- a CDS encoding SDR family oxidoreductase, protein MGKLDGKVAAITGSGRGIGRGIALLMAKEGAKVVVNDLGASVAGEGVDKGPAQQVVDEIKKAGGQAVANTDNIATVKGGENLIQNAIDSFGRIDILVNCAGILRDRMIFNMSEEEWDAVIAVHLKGHYCTIRPASAAMRQQKSGRIINFSSGSALGAPGQPNYAAAKAGILGLTYSCANSLAKYGITCNAIMPGAATRMTDTIPANFAQQMGLSTSSEQAQASPMDPNNVAPIVAYLASDKAAHVNGQVFGASGYRIALYTHIVPEKVIYSQGPWDLDHLFKVFDSTLGSHLEPPRML, encoded by the coding sequence ATGGGCAAACTCGATGGCAAAGTTGCAGCAATTACTGGTTCAGGACGTGGCATTGGACGTGGCATTGCGCTGTTGATGGCAAAGGAAGGCGCTAAAGTCGTGGTCAACGATCTAGGCGCGAGCGTCGCAGGGGAAGGCGTAGACAAAGGGCCAGCCCAACAAGTTGTTGATGAGATCAAAAAAGCGGGTGGGCAAGCGGTTGCGAACACCGATAATATCGCGACTGTGAAAGGCGGAGAGAACCTCATTCAAAACGCGATCGATTCGTTTGGCAGAATCGACATCTTGGTTAACTGTGCAGGCATTTTGCGCGACCGCATGATCTTCAACATGAGCGAAGAAGAATGGGATGCGGTGATCGCCGTTCATCTCAAAGGACATTACTGCACGATTCGTCCAGCCTCAGCAGCGATGCGCCAACAGAAGAGTGGACGTATCATTAACTTCTCGTCTGGTTCAGCGCTTGGCGCGCCGGGGCAGCCGAACTATGCTGCGGCCAAAGCTGGGATTCTCGGACTGACCTATAGTTGCGCTAATTCGCTCGCGAAGTATGGGATCACGTGTAACGCCATCATGCCCGGCGCAGCGACTCGCATGACTGATACGATTCCTGCCAACTTTGCGCAACAGATGGGTCTTTCAACAAGTAGTGAGCAGGCTCAAGCGAGTCCGATGGACCCGAATAACGTTGCGCCGATCGTCGCCTATCTTGCGAGCGACAAAGCCGCACATGTGAACGGACAAGTGTTTGGTGCTAGTGGGTATCGCATTGCGCTCTACACGCACATCGTTCCTGAGAAGGTGATTTATAGCCAAGGGCCGTGGGATCTTGATCATCTCTTCAAGGTGTTTGACAGCACGCTCGGCTCGCACCTGGAACCGCCACGCATGTTGTAA